From the genome of Streptococcus lutetiensis, one region includes:
- a CDS encoding ISL3 family transposase, with the protein MEQINNTTELIGIKDNNITIQKALDGGSHCEIYAELDYTPPLCPHCQGTMIKYDFQKPSKILIPDTAFMPTVLLLKKRRFQCKACKRVTVSEIPLVKKNHQISEPIWKKITESHTKSMTNSAIADLVHVSISTVQRKLVQFTFKENYNSLPEALSWDEFARNKGKLAFIAQDYQTRKIITILENNRQTTIKNYFYQYSRKAREAVKVVTCDMSGAYIPIIKQLFPNAKIVLDRFHIIQHLNRAMMATRIAIMKQVDKHELPYRIMKNHWRILHKDSQKLSDKRFYARTLRETRTPKEIIENALAFSDELSYYYELYQLLLFHFQEKNRDHFFSLIQEHKHYVNPAFKKVFQTFIRYKDYITNALEMPYSNARLEATNKLIKDIKRQAFGFRNFDNFKTKILITLNSKKERTKVLSRM; encoded by the coding sequence ATGGAACAGATTAATAATACCACAGAACTCATCGGAATTAAAGACAATAATATTACCATTCAAAAGGCTCTTGATGGTGGCAGCCACTGTGAAATCTACGCTGAACTAGATTATACGCCTCCCTTGTGCCCTCATTGCCAAGGGACAATGATTAAATATGATTTCCAAAAGCCTTCTAAAATCCTTATCCCAGACACTGCCTTTATGCCTACGGTACTCCTACTCAAAAAGCGACGCTTCCAGTGCAAAGCTTGTAAACGGGTGACTGTCTCTGAAATCCCACTGGTTAAGAAAAATCATCAAATCTCTGAGCCTATTTGGAAAAAAATTACCGAGTCCCATACCAAAAGTATGACCAATTCTGCTATCGCTGATTTAGTTCATGTTTCTATCTCAACCGTGCAAAGAAAACTAGTCCAGTTCACTTTCAAAGAGAACTATAACAGCTTACCAGAAGCCTTATCTTGGGATGAATTCGCAAGAAACAAAGGGAAACTCGCCTTCATTGCTCAAGATTATCAGACTAGAAAAATCATCACAATCTTGGAAAATAATCGCCAAACGACGATCAAAAACTATTTCTACCAATACTCTAGAAAGGCGAGGGAGGCAGTCAAAGTCGTCACTTGCGATATGTCCGGAGCTTACATCCCAATTATCAAGCAACTCTTTCCAAATGCCAAGATTGTCCTTGACCGCTTCCACATTATCCAGCACCTTAATCGGGCCATGATGGCTACTAGAATCGCTATCATGAAGCAGGTTGACAAGCATGAGCTGCCCTATCGGATTATGAAGAATCACTGGAGAATCTTACATAAGGATAGTCAAAAACTTTCTGACAAGCGTTTTTACGCTAGAACGCTCAGGGAAACTAGAACTCCTAAAGAAATCATCGAGAATGCACTGGCATTCTCAGATGAACTAAGCTACTACTACGAACTTTACCAGCTACTCTTATTTCATTTCCAAGAAAAGAATCGTGACCACTTTTTCTCACTCATACAAGAGCATAAACACTATGTCAATCCAGCGTTTAAGAAGGTTTTCCAGACCTTCATCAGATATAAAGACTACATCACCAATGCTTTAGAAATGCCTTATTCCAACGCTAGACTAGAAGCCACTAACAAACTCATTAAAGACATCAAACGACAAGCCTTTGGATTCAGAAATTTCGACAACTTCAAAACAAAAATACTTATCACTTTGAACAGCAAAAAAGAGAGGACCAAAGTCCTCTCTCGCATGTGA
- a CDS encoding sigma-70 RNA polymerase sigma factor region 4 domain-containing protein produces MDFERYFQTVKPIILKLRRYYFVKLWDYEDWIQEGRIIFFELVEEHPDLLINEGKRYSYFKTKFSNHVKDIIRHQESFKRKFNHMPYEEIGDISHCVPQVSFFEVADYVAYQDSLARLRRTLGREDRLKLEKVIRGERFEGKKDFLKSIEPYFSDFRP; encoded by the coding sequence GTGGATTTTGAACGCTATTTTCAAACGGTTAAACCAATTATTTTAAAATTACGCCGTTATTATTTTGTCAAACTCTGGGATTATGAGGATTGGATTCAAGAGGGACGTATTATTTTCTTTGAACTTGTAGAGGAACATCCTGATCTCTTAATTAATGAAGGCAAACGTTATAGCTACTTTAAAACAAAATTTTCTAACCATGTTAAAGATATTATCCGCCATCAGGAATCCTTTAAACGAAAATTTAATCATATGCCTTATGAAGAAATTGGTGATATTAGTCACTGTGTACCCCAGGTATCTTTCTTTGAAGTCGCAGATTACGTGGCTTATCAGGATAGCTTAGCACGTTTACGAAGAACATTGGGAAGAGAAGATAGACTGAAGTTGGAAAAAGTGATTCGTGGGGAACGTTTTGAAGGGAAGAAAGACTTCTTAAAAAGCATTGAACCGTATTTCTCAGATTTTAGACCATAA
- a CDS encoding aspartate kinase: MKVIKFGGSSLASADQLKKVLNIVKSDNERRFVVVSAPGKRNSEDTKVTDALIKYYKDYTSGDDVTAAQEWIINRYQAIADELGLSSSIMSKIAGTITNLATLPIECNEFLYDTFLAAGEDNNAKLVAEFFRKNGLNARYVHPKEAGIIVSSEPGNARILPSSYDKLEELRDSEEILVIPGFFGVTVDGQICTFSRGGSDISGSIVAAGVKADLYENFTDVDGIFAAHPGVVHKPHTIQELTYREMRELAYAGFSVLHDEALIPAYRGKIPLVIKNTNNPKHPGTRITLKHSGPTVPVIGIAADDEFASINLSKYLMNREVGFGRKVLQILEDLNIRWEHIPTGIDDMSVIVRERELTPIKEQEITSYLTRELGVDEVDIEHNLSIIMIVGEDMKNHTGVTATATKALSDKHINLEMISQGSSEVSVMFVTQTEHEKEAVRALYKSFFRSEE, from the coding sequence ATGAAAGTAATCAAATTTGGTGGTAGTTCACTGGCTTCGGCTGACCAACTAAAAAAAGTTTTGAATATTGTGAAATCTGATAACGAACGACGTTTTGTTGTTGTATCAGCACCCGGAAAGCGTAACTCAGAAGATACTAAGGTAACCGATGCTCTTATTAAGTATTACAAGGACTACACCTCAGGTGATGATGTCACTGCTGCACAAGAATGGATTATCAACCGTTACCAAGCCATTGCAGATGAGCTTGGACTCAGTTCATCAATTATGAGCAAAATTGCAGGTACGATTACAAATCTTGCGACACTCCCAATTGAATGTAACGAATTCCTTTATGACACATTTCTTGCAGCAGGTGAAGATAATAATGCTAAGCTTGTGGCAGAATTTTTCCGTAAAAACGGACTCAATGCACGCTATGTTCACCCTAAAGAAGCAGGTATCATTGTTTCAAGTGAACCAGGAAATGCACGCATTCTTCCATCAAGCTATGATAAGCTTGAAGAATTGCGTGACTCAGAAGAAATCCTTGTTATCCCAGGCTTCTTTGGAGTTACAGTTGATGGCCAAATCTGTACTTTCTCACGTGGTGGTTCAGATATTTCAGGTTCTATCGTTGCTGCAGGTGTCAAAGCAGACTTGTATGAAAACTTTACCGATGTTGATGGTATCTTCGCAGCTCACCCTGGAGTGGTTCACAAACCTCACACAATCCAAGAATTAACATACCGTGAAATGCGTGAACTTGCTTATGCTGGATTTTCAGTGCTCCACGATGAAGCACTTATTCCTGCTTACCGAGGTAAAATTCCTCTCGTCATCAAAAATACAAACAACCCCAAACACCCAGGAACACGTATTACATTAAAACACAGTGGGCCTACAGTTCCTGTTATTGGTATCGCTGCTGATGACGAATTTGCAAGTATCAACTTGTCTAAATACCTTATGAACCGTGAAGTCGGTTTTGGTCGCAAAGTCCTTCAAATTCTTGAAGACTTAAACATCCGTTGGGAACACATTCCAACAGGTATCGATGACATGTCTGTCATTGTTCGCGAACGTGAACTTACACCAATCAAAGAACAAGAAATCACATCATACTTAACTCGTGAACTTGGCGTTGATGAAGTTGATATCGAACACAACCTTTCAATCATCATGATTGTGGGTGAAGATATGAAAAACCATACTGGTGTAACCGCAACAGCAACCAAAGCACTTTCAGATAAACACATTAACTTGGAAATGATTTCACAAGGATCAAGTGAAGTATCTGTTATGTTCGTTACTCAAACAGAACACGAAAAAGAGGCAGTTCGTGCCCTATACAAATCCTTCTTCCGATCAGAAGAGTAA
- a CDS encoding HAD family hydrolase, whose protein sequence is MEKFKAIIFDMDGVLFDTETFYYRRREKFLADKGISIKHLPPSSFIGGNMKQIWPDILRDNLDKWDTDQLQKEYSIYKKTYPLPYKNLIFEDTFKVVKGLFEKGYRLGLASSSTKHDILKALEETQLLAYFSVILSGEEFEKGKPHPAIYQEARKQLGFNSDETLVIEDSEKGIQAGVSADLEVWAIEDQLFDMNQSKASRLVNNLTQVIEELSK, encoded by the coding sequence ATGGAAAAATTTAAAGCAATTATTTTTGATATGGATGGTGTCTTATTCGATACTGAAACGTTTTATTATCGCCGTCGTGAGAAGTTTTTGGCTGACAAAGGGATCAGTATAAAGCACTTACCGCCTAGTTCTTTTATTGGTGGCAATATGAAACAAATTTGGCCAGACATTTTGCGTGACAATTTGGACAAATGGGATACTGATCAGCTACAAAAAGAGTATTCTATTTACAAAAAAACGTATCCGCTTCCTTACAAAAACTTGATTTTTGAAGATACTTTTAAAGTGGTCAAAGGACTTTTTGAAAAGGGGTACCGTTTAGGGCTTGCTTCTAGTTCAACTAAACATGATATTTTGAAAGCTCTTGAAGAAACTCAGTTGTTAGCGTATTTTTCAGTGATTTTATCAGGTGAGGAATTTGAAAAAGGAAAACCACATCCTGCGATTTATCAAGAAGCACGAAAACAACTTGGCTTTAACAGTGACGAAACGCTAGTTATTGAAGACAGCGAAAAAGGTATTCAGGCTGGTGTTTCTGCCGATTTAGAGGTTTGGGCAATTGAAGATCAGTTATTTGATATGAACCAAAGTAAGGCAAGTCGTCTGGTGAATAATCTAACACAAGTTATTGAAGAATTAAGCAAATAA